Proteins found in one Clostridium butyricum genomic segment:
- a CDS encoding MATE family efflux transporter — protein sequence MISLKTDLLKGSILKSLIIFAIPLLVSNIFQQLYNTMDTMIVGNFLGDTSLAAIGACTAVYDLLVGFALGIGNGLSIVTARSYGSNDETLLKKSVAGSIIIGILVTIIIMIISVLFLFPLLKFLNTPEEIIYESYSYISTLTLCVGVMFAYNLFAGLLRAIGNSIMPLIFLMVSSILNVILDIIFITQFNMGIFGAAVATVIAQGVSSILCIIYIYKKNPILVPSKDHFVFDKELYKELLGQGLSMGFMLSIVSTGTVILQTAINSLGYLIIAGHTAARKLFAFCMMPVSTISLSLATFVSQNKGADQGYRIRKAVRYGNIVALLWSIIISIILFFGAETMVKVLSGSNELIVIENGAKYLMINAPFFCVLGVLLNLRNALQGIGKKVVPLISSIIELIGKVLFVIFLIPTLKYFGVIICEPVIWCFMCIQLVYSFYRNSYIKQYKNRKI from the coding sequence ATGATTAGTTTAAAAACAGATTTACTTAAAGGAAGTATATTGAAATCTTTAATAATTTTTGCCATACCTCTCTTAGTTTCTAATATATTTCAACAGTTGTATAATACGATGGACACAATGATTGTAGGTAATTTCCTTGGAGATACATCGCTTGCAGCTATAGGAGCATGTACTGCAGTTTATGATTTACTTGTAGGTTTTGCACTTGGAATAGGTAATGGATTAAGCATAGTAACTGCAAGGAGTTATGGATCGAATGATGAAACACTGCTTAAAAAATCAGTTGCAGGTTCAATAATTATAGGAATTCTTGTTACAATAATAATTATGATAATATCAGTACTATTTTTATTTCCACTTTTAAAGTTTTTAAATACACCTGAGGAAATAATATATGAATCATATTCATATATATCAACACTTACACTATGTGTAGGAGTAATGTTTGCATATAATTTATTTGCAGGTCTTCTAAGGGCCATAGGGAACAGCATAATGCCTCTTATATTTTTAATGGTATCATCTATTTTAAATGTAATTTTAGATATTATTTTTATTACACAATTTAATATGGGGATTTTTGGAGCGGCAGTTGCCACAGTAATTGCTCAGGGAGTATCATCAATTTTATGTATCATATATATTTATAAAAAGAATCCAATACTGGTACCATCAAAAGATCATTTTGTTTTTGATAAGGAACTATATAAAGAATTACTTGGACAAGGTCTTTCTATGGGATTTATGCTTTCAATTGTATCAACTGGAACAGTAATACTTCAAACTGCTATTAATAGTTTAGGATATTTAATAATAGCAGGACATACAGCCGCAAGAAAACTTTTTGCATTTTGTATGATGCCTGTATCTACAATATCATTATCTTTAGCTACATTTGTATCTCAGAATAAAGGGGCAGATCAAGGCTATAGAATAAGAAAAGCTGTCCGATATGGAAATATAGTGGCTCTTTTATGGAGTATTATTATATCTATAATTCTGTTTTTTGGAGCAGAAACAATGGTTAAGGTGCTTTCTGGATCAAATGAATTAATAGTAATTGAAAATGGAGCAAAATATCTTATGATAAATGCACCTTTTTTCTGCGTTTTAGGAGTTTTGCTAAATTTAAGAAATGCACTCCAAGGTATAGGAAAAAAAGTTGTTCCTCTTATATCCAGTATTATAGAATTAATAGGAAAAGTACTTTTTGTAATTTTCCTTATTCCAACACTTAAGTATTTTGGAGTAATAATATGTGAACCAGTTATATGGTGTTTTATGTGTATTCAACTTGTTTATTCTTTTTATAGGAATTCATATATTAAACAGTATAAGAATAGAAAAATTTAA